One window from the genome of Amycolatopsis sp. NBC_01480 encodes:
- a CDS encoding TetR/AcrR family transcriptional regulator has protein sequence MTDQTPSTYGTQRKAAARNRVAIIEAAHELFADNPLVPLSEVAKRAGVGAGTLYRHFPTREDLILAAYQHDIERLTTTADQVLASHSSAKAAFVEWFETLSAYIRIKHGLGDALHSAAAQDVISASWAPTTAAVAKLVDACVAEGTIAAGHEPADIIMLMSFLWRVADNNEGLAQGRRLIAAVFSGLQAPPQPI, from the coding sequence ATGACCGACCAGACGCCGAGCACCTACGGCACCCAGCGCAAGGCCGCCGCGCGCAACCGTGTCGCGATCATCGAGGCCGCCCACGAGCTGTTCGCGGACAACCCGCTGGTGCCGTTGAGCGAGGTCGCCAAGCGGGCGGGCGTCGGCGCCGGGACGCTGTACCGCCACTTCCCCACCCGGGAGGACCTGATCCTCGCGGCCTACCAGCACGACATCGAACGGCTGACCACCACCGCCGACCAGGTGCTGGCGAGCCACTCGTCGGCCAAGGCCGCGTTCGTCGAATGGTTCGAGACCCTTTCGGCCTACATCCGCATCAAGCACGGGCTCGGCGACGCATTGCACAGCGCCGCGGCTCAGGACGTGATCAGCGCTTCCTGGGCGCCGACCACCGCGGCGGTGGCCAAGCTGGTCGACGCCTGTGTGGCCGAGGGGACCATCGCCGCCGGGCACGAGCCCGCGGACATCATCATGCTGATGAGCTTCCTGTGGCGGGTGGCGGACAACAACGAAGGCCTGGCCCAGGGACGACGCCTGATCGCCGCCGTGTTCTCCGGTCTGCAGGCGCCGCCCCAGCCGATCTGA
- a CDS encoding aldo/keto reductase — MRYVKLGATGLDVSPIAIGAMTYGEPARGHPVWSLGEEDARPLIKHALDAGINFFDTANMYSNGSSEEILGRALRDFADRDDVVIATKLRHPMRPGPNGKGLSRKAIMTEIDHSLRRLGTDYVDLYQVHRNDHATPLEETLEALHDLVKAGKVRYLGASSMPAWEFAKALHLQQRHGWARFVSMQDHYNLLAREEEREMIPLCLDEGVGTIIWSPLARGRLARAWDDAKSTARSGTDGAYADALYSPEQETSNHAIIDAVGQVSAAHGVSRASVALAWLRRQPVVTAPLVGSGSIAQIDDAIASLDVELTDEDVRSLTAPYTPRYDWQGVSDEETMNAIRARIPGMALPDRKTEREATT; from the coding sequence ATGCGCTACGTGAAACTCGGCGCCACCGGTCTGGACGTCTCGCCCATCGCCATCGGCGCGATGACCTACGGCGAGCCCGCCCGCGGCCACCCCGTCTGGTCGCTGGGTGAAGAAGACGCCCGCCCGCTGATCAAGCACGCCCTGGACGCGGGCATCAACTTCTTCGACACCGCCAACATGTATTCGAACGGGTCCAGCGAGGAGATCCTCGGCCGCGCGCTGCGTGACTTCGCGGACCGGGACGACGTGGTGATCGCGACCAAGCTCCGGCATCCCATGCGCCCCGGTCCGAACGGGAAAGGCTTGTCGCGCAAGGCGATCATGACCGAGATCGACCACTCGCTGCGGCGCCTGGGCACCGACTACGTCGACCTCTACCAGGTGCACCGCAACGACCACGCGACCCCGCTGGAGGAGACCCTCGAGGCGCTGCACGACCTGGTCAAGGCCGGCAAGGTCCGCTACCTCGGCGCGTCGTCCATGCCCGCCTGGGAGTTCGCCAAGGCCCTGCACCTGCAGCAGCGCCACGGCTGGGCCCGGTTCGTGTCGATGCAGGACCACTACAACCTGCTGGCCCGCGAGGAAGAACGCGAGATGATCCCGCTCTGCCTGGACGAGGGTGTCGGCACCATCATCTGGAGCCCGCTCGCCCGCGGCCGGCTGGCCCGGGCCTGGGACGACGCCAAGTCCACCGCCCGCTCCGGCACCGACGGCGCGTACGCCGACGCGCTCTATTCGCCCGAGCAGGAGACGTCCAACCACGCCATCATCGACGCGGTCGGCCAGGTCTCGGCCGCCCACGGGGTAAGCCGCGCGTCCGTCGCTCTGGCTTGGCTGCGTCGTCAACCGGTCGTCACGGCGCCGCTGGTCGGCTCCGGTTCCATCGCGCAGATCGACGACGCGATCGCTTCGCTGGACGTCGAACTCACCGACGAGGACGTCCGCTCCCTCACCGCGCCCTACACCCCGCGCTACGACTGGCAGGGCGTCTCCGACGAGGAGACCATGAACGCGATCCGCGCCCGTATCCCGGGAATGGCGCTACCCGACCGCAAAACCGAGCGCGAGGCCACGACATGA